A portion of the Nitrospirota bacterium genome contains these proteins:
- a CDS encoding sigma 54-interacting transcriptional regulator, which translates to MEENTFPIVFTSYYLSAGLALYTTIHSIIAVFNKDRISLNLSLAFFSFFIACFQITNSFYYHANTLAGASFFSKIQILFMCGAFLSGYLFFSIYTEFRRMTPGVILLVIFIGILIPVNLNSPHSLKFSTLEEVAPLRMAWGEELKQFSGVPTIWYGLFRSIHFGLLFFMGWRSLILYQKGKFLLSLTLSLSTVLFVLSGIWGVLIDLGKIHSIYFGGFIFVFVTLMMSFSLIQDRKSDFLTLTKAKDAIQEAEERYRNIFENAVEGMFQTTPSGSILLVNPAFAFMYGYDSPEEMIRLVPDITELYVDSKNRTEVKRLLDEQGFVKGFETRFFRKDGSVMWVSACVRTVRDSLGKVSYYEGTNEDITKRKEFEEAFRNADERYRNIFENAVEGIFQSTPDGKPLLVNPAQAALLDFNSAEEMFKSVQDVTSLYVDPEDRKEFVRLLAERGYVKDFETRFYRRDRSFTWVTINAKAIRDASGRVHHYDGTMEDISRRKHLIEASNAMISTLDLKELYLAIRPGLLRFMRADLVSITLYDSEKKQLRLNFLEYTGQEGMMHDSVLILEDGSALTEVLELLKPVHVNSVSKDLFPPELYQVFHKEKIDSLYCLPLLAHGLFIGILISGSRSPDTFNSENVDFLRQIASQCAIAIDNALAYRKITELKNKLSEEKLYLEAEISLEHNFGEIIGKSSAIRNVLKQVEIVSPTDSSALILGETGTGKELIARAIHRLSKRKDRNFVKINCGAVPAGLLESELFGHEKGAFTGALIQRVGRFELAHQGTLFLDEVGDIPLELQTKLLRVLQEHEFERLGSSKTIRVDVRIIAATNRDLNEMVARKEFRSDLYFRLKVFPILVPPLRDRQEDIPILIHHFAEKHAIRMSKQISNVPAFAMKSLLAYSWPGNVRELENLIERAVILSPGTTLQVPLSELNPIGTSENAGPMVSEDVVDSRNLSSKAGMSNIGTLEEAEREHILRALKASNWVIAGTKGAAELLGMKRSTLRAKMQKLGIPPRS; encoded by the coding sequence ATGGAAGAGAATACCTTTCCAATTGTCTTTACCTCCTATTACCTGAGTGCAGGACTTGCGCTCTATACAACGATCCACTCGATCATTGCTGTTTTTAATAAAGATCGTATTTCCCTCAATTTATCTCTGGCATTCTTTTCTTTCTTTATCGCTTGTTTTCAGATCACGAATTCTTTTTATTATCACGCCAATACTTTAGCCGGGGCATCATTTTTTTCAAAAATTCAAATACTCTTCATGTGCGGCGCTTTTCTGTCTGGATATCTTTTTTTTAGTATTTATACGGAATTTCGAAGAATGACGCCAGGGGTCATCCTTTTAGTGATTTTCATCGGTATATTGATACCTGTTAATTTGAATTCCCCTCACAGCCTTAAGTTTTCAACTTTGGAGGAGGTGGCTCCCCTTCGTATGGCATGGGGGGAAGAGCTGAAACAATTTTCCGGTGTCCCAACGATATGGTATGGACTTTTCAGGTCGATTCATTTTGGATTACTATTTTTTATGGGATGGAGATCCCTGATTCTTTACCAAAAAGGAAAATTTCTCCTATCTCTCACACTAAGTCTTAGCACAGTCCTTTTTGTACTTTCTGGAATCTGGGGGGTTTTAATTGATCTCGGAAAGATCCATTCCATCTATTTCGGCGGATTCATTTTTGTTTTTGTCACATTGATGATGAGCTTCAGTTTAATCCAGGACCGGAAAAGTGACTTCCTGACACTCACGAAGGCGAAGGACGCGATTCAGGAAGCCGAAGAACGCTATCGAAATATCTTTGAAAATGCGGTGGAAGGAATGTTCCAGACCACCCCGAGCGGAAGTATATTATTGGTCAATCCCGCATTTGCTTTCATGTATGGTTATGATTCTCCGGAAGAGATGATCCGATTGGTCCCGGATATTACCGAGCTGTATGTGGATTCAAAGAACAGAACCGAGGTCAAGCGCCTCCTCGATGAACAGGGATTTGTAAAAGGCTTTGAAACAAGGTTTTTTCGAAAGGACGGAAGTGTGATGTGGGTCTCGGCCTGTGTCCGGACGGTTCGCGATAGTCTGGGCAAAGTATCTTACTATGAGGGAACGAATGAGGATATTACCAAACGAAAGGAATTTGAAGAAGCCTTTCGAAATGCCGATGAAAGGTATCGGAATATTTTTGAAAATGCCGTGGAGGGAATTTTTCAAAGTACTCCGGACGGGAAGCCTCTTTTGGTTAACCCCGCCCAGGCTGCGCTACTGGACTTTAACTCAGCGGAAGAAATGTTCAAATCTGTTCAGGATGTCACAAGCCTTTACGTGGATCCTGAAGACCGGAAAGAATTTGTTCGATTACTGGCAGAACGAGGATATGTCAAGGACTTTGAAACCCGTTTTTATCGTAGGGACAGATCCTTCACCTGGGTAACCATCAATGCCAAGGCGATTCGAGATGCCAGCGGCCGTGTTCACCATTATGACGGGACGATGGAAGATATTTCCCGTCGAAAACACTTAATAGAAGCCAGCAATGCGATGATCTCCACGTTGGACTTAAAGGAATTGTACCTGGCCATTCGTCCCGGTTTGCTGCGGTTCATGCGAGCTGATTTAGTCAGTATCACTTTGTATGACTCGGAAAAGAAACAGCTTCGTCTCAATTTTCTTGAGTATACGGGTCAGGAAGGCATGATGCACGACTCGGTTCTGATCCTTGAAGATGGATCAGCGTTAACCGAGGTGCTGGAATTGTTAAAACCCGTTCATGTTAATTCTGTTTCGAAGGACCTGTTTCCACCCGAATTATACCAGGTGTTCCATAAAGAAAAGATTGATTCTCTTTATTGTCTGCCGCTGCTCGCGCACGGTTTGTTCATTGGAATCCTGATATCAGGGAGCCGTTCGCCAGATACATTTAATTCTGAAAATGTCGATTTTTTACGACAAATCGCAAGTCAGTGTGCAATCGCAATAGACAATGCCCTTGCCTACCGGAAAATTACGGAACTCAAAAACAAGCTTTCAGAAGAAAAGCTGTATCTCGAAGCCGAAATCAGTTTGGAACACAATTTTGGGGAGATCATCGGTAAGAGCAGCGCAATAAGAAATGTTTTGAAACAGGTGGAAATCGTGTCGCCTACAGATTCATCGGCCTTGATATTGGGCGAAACGGGAACGGGCAAGGAGCTGATCGCAAGAGCAATTCATCGTTTAAGCAAGCGAAAAGACCGCAATTTCGTTAAAATAAATTGCGGCGCAGTTCCGGCAGGTCTGCTAGAAAGCGAACTTTTTGGCCATGAGAAAGGCGCCTTCACGGGTGCTCTTATTCAGAGGGTCGGCAGGTTTGAATTGGCCCATCAGGGGACCCTGTTCCTGGACGAAGTGGGAGATATTCCCCTGGAACTCCAGACGAAACTCCTTCGCGTCCTTCAGGAACATGAGTTTGAGAGGTTAGGAAGTTCGAAAACTATTAGAGTGGATGTCCGGATTATCGCAGCGACAAATCGTGATCTCAATGAAATGGTCGCAAGAAAGGAATTTCGAAGTGACCTCTATTTCCGCCTAAAGGTCTTTCCCATTCTCGTTCCCCCACTCAGGGATCGCCAGGAGGATATTCCCATCTTAATTCATCATTTTGCCGAGAAACATGCAATACGAATGAGTAAGCAGATTTCAAATGTTCCCGCATTCGCCATGAAATCCCTTTTAGCCTATTCCTGGCCAGGAAACGTCAGAGAACTTGAAAACCTGATCGAAAGGGCGGTTATACTTTCTCCGGGAACGACTCTTCAAGTTCCGCTATCTGAACTTAACCCGATTGGAACTTCAGAGAATGCAGGCCCGATGGTCTCTGAAGATGTTGTGGACTCAAGAAACCTTTCTTCTAAAGCGGGAATGAGTAATATTGGGACTTTGGAGGAAGCGGAAAGAGAACACATACTGCGTGCTCTCAAGGCTTCCAATTGGGTCATCGCTGGAACCAAGGGAGCGGCAGAGCTCCTTGGAATGAAAAGATCGACGTTGCGCGCAAAGATGCAAAAACTCGGTATCCCACCCAGATCTTGA
- a CDS encoding DsrE family protein, whose product MKSLYIGMLLTTSPEHQNTFTVYQLANAFARARHTVDLFLMDDGVYHAEVNDSKRKLFSRFNELIEKKVRISLCAMSAESRGLEIQSLLPGVSYSSQTELSEIVKKCDRFLSFG is encoded by the coding sequence TTGAAATCATTGTACATCGGCATGCTATTGACAACCAGTCCGGAACACCAAAATACTTTTACGGTTTACCAGCTCGCCAACGCATTTGCACGGGCTCGACATACCGTTGATCTATTTTTGATGGATGACGGCGTCTATCATGCAGAAGTCAATGATTCGAAACGGAAACTCTTCTCAAGATTTAATGAGTTGATTGAAAAAAAAGTGAGAATTTCTCTCTGTGCCATGTCGGCGGAATCCAGGGGACTTGAAATACAAAGTCTCCTTCCCGGGGTCAGTTATTCGAGCCAGACGGAACTCTCCGAGATCGTGAAAAAGTGCGACCGGTTCCTTTCATTTGGATAG
- a CDS encoding ankyrin repeat domain-containing protein has translation MKEEEYSCIDFKPVALFFILFFVSGYSEADAGSMLSKNPGISARQAFKAIEQNQIDTLNKYLKKEPKLAQIENDEGSTLLHKAVAKDHKNIVRLLLDFQADINAEDRDGDTPLHIAVTVGNGEMVDLLMNHLANVNVRNHEGETPLHIAVEIGRKELVIQFLEHQADIGAENESGETPLHWAAEKGQEDIADILLRNGANVNATRKDGETPLHLAAGWGSLRMVNILLSHGAEPKAQNQSGETPFSRAIDYENRQVLLSFISATREVFLEDSALFYK, from the coding sequence ATGAAAGAAGAAGAATATTCTTGTATTGATTTTAAGCCTGTCGCTCTGTTTTTTATATTGTTTTTTGTTTCAGGTTATTCTGAGGCAGATGCCGGCTCTATGTTATCCAAGAATCCTGGAATTTCGGCACGTCAGGCTTTTAAGGCAATCGAACAAAATCAGATTGACACGCTGAATAAATATTTGAAGAAAGAGCCAAAGTTGGCTCAAATAGAAAATGACGAGGGAAGTACGCTTCTTCATAAAGCCGTGGCCAAAGACCATAAAAATATCGTGCGCCTCCTTCTGGATTTTCAAGCAGATATCAATGCCGAAGACCGAGACGGGGACACTCCTCTTCATATAGCCGTTACGGTGGGAAACGGAGAAATGGTGGATCTATTAATGAATCATCTTGCAAATGTGAATGTCCGGAATCATGAGGGTGAAACACCCCTCCATATCGCAGTTGAAATCGGTAGAAAAGAACTGGTCATACAATTTCTGGAACATCAGGCGGATATCGGGGCGGAAAATGAAAGTGGAGAGACCCCCCTCCATTGGGCAGCAGAAAAAGGACAAGAGGATATTGCAGACATACTGTTAAGAAATGGGGCCAATGTAAATGCAACGCGGAAAGATGGCGAAACACCCCTTCATCTGGCGGCAGGATGGGGAAGCCTCCGAATGGTCAACATCCTTCTGAGTCATGGAGCGGAACCGAAGGCTCAAAATCAATCTGGAGAGACTCCATTTAGTCGAGCAATAGACTATGAGAACAGACAGGTCTTGCTTTCTTTTATTTCCGCAACAAGAGAAGTCTTTTTAGAAGACAGCGCACTCTTTTACAAGTAA
- a CDS encoding sulfurtransferase TusA family protein translates to MSLQPNVKLDCKGLSCPLPVIKTKKIIDGMKLGEILEMTATDPGSVNDMTAWSHRTGQELLEHKEDHGAYIFYIKKIK, encoded by the coding sequence ATGTCATTACAACCGAACGTCAAACTGGACTGCAAAGGTTTAAGCTGTCCTTTACCTGTGATCAAAACAAAAAAAATAATTGACGGAATGAAACTGGGGGAAATCCTGGAAATGACTGCTACCGATCCCGGGTCGGTTAACGACATGACCGCCTGGAGCCATCGAACGGGACAGGAACTTCTTGAACATAAGGAAGATCACGGCGCCTATATCTTTTACATTAAGAAAATCAAATAA
- a CDS encoding DsrE family protein produces MSRNVAVIIRSSPLNTLKSVEAFRLSIGLTLEGNRVDLLLMEEGVWNALPFRARTVERPDAEQYIQAMELCGVTGHVDWQEIPSPFRSAIRGEFRKKSKREMIDIIDQAELVIPY; encoded by the coding sequence TTGTCAAGAAATGTCGCAGTGATCATACGAAGTTCACCCTTGAATACCCTCAAGAGTGTGGAAGCCTTCCGTTTAAGTATCGGGCTTACCCTTGAAGGAAACCGGGTGGATCTCCTACTCATGGAAGAGGGCGTTTGGAACGCACTTCCCTTCAGGGCTCGAACGGTGGAACGACCGGATGCAGAGCAGTATATTCAGGCGATGGAACTTTGCGGAGTAACGGGCCATGTCGACTGGCAAGAGATTCCTTCCCCTTTTCGTTCTGCGATTAGAGGAGAATTTAGAAAGAAATCAAAAAGAGAAATGATTGACATTATCGATCAGGCTGAGCTGGTCATACCGTATTAA
- a CDS encoding Rrf2 family transcriptional regulator, which produces MRFSAKAEYGVWALLELALNEGRGPLQVRTISKRHQIPLRFLEQVMSVLKNGGFVESIRGAQGGYLLARSPKEITLAEIVQSIEGSLSPMICISEGEDKQCLQPTEPPGCVLKEVWSEVRNAILTVLNRQTLQELAERYRAAEHHKTMMFHI; this is translated from the coding sequence ATGCGATTTTCGGCAAAAGCAGAATACGGAGTCTGGGCACTACTTGAATTGGCCCTTAACGAAGGGAGAGGCCCCCTGCAGGTCAGAACCATATCCAAAAGACATCAAATCCCTCTCCGGTTTCTGGAGCAGGTCATGAGCGTTCTGAAGAACGGAGGATTCGTGGAAAGCATCCGGGGCGCTCAAGGGGGTTATCTCCTGGCGCGTTCTCCGAAGGAGATTACGCTGGCAGAAATTGTCCAGAGCATTGAAGGTTCGCTTTCCCCCATGATCTGCATTTCTGAAGGGGAAGATAAACAGTGCTTACAGCCGACAGAACCTCCCGGGTGTGTTTTGAAGGAGGTCTGGTCGGAGGTCCGGAACGCGATCCTGACGGTTTTGAATCGTCAGACCCTTCAGGAGCTTGCCGAACGATACCGTGCTGCGGAACATCATAAGACCATGATGTTCCATATCTAG
- a CDS encoding DsrE/DsrF/DrsH-like family protein, with the protein MSIVNKEVQELVDEKLKEAIEIRLNGWIEQKVNTLVEARLAALEAKFKKEESRKKRFAIVASKGSMDMAYPPLILASTAAALDMEAAIFFTFYGLDIINKKKFRHLKVPSLANPAMPIPVPNFIGALPGMTAMATLMMKSWMTKAHVATVPELIELCQECGVRLIGCQMTMDVMGVKKSDLIDGIEIGGAATFLDYAAEADIPMFV; encoded by the coding sequence ATGTCTATTGTGAATAAAGAAGTTCAGGAACTTGTTGATGAGAAACTCAAAGAGGCCATTGAAATCAGACTCAATGGCTGGATCGAACAAAAGGTAAACACCCTGGTCGAGGCACGATTGGCCGCACTGGAGGCAAAATTTAAAAAGGAAGAATCCCGAAAAAAGAGATTTGCGATCGTTGCTTCAAAAGGATCTATGGATATGGCCTATCCTCCCCTAATTCTTGCCTCGACCGCGGCGGCTCTCGATATGGAGGCTGCAATCTTTTTTACCTTTTATGGACTCGACATCATCAATAAGAAAAAATTCAGACATTTGAAGGTTCCCTCTTTGGCGAATCCCGCAATGCCAATTCCGGTCCCAAATTTTATAGGTGCCCTCCCTGGGATGACTGCTATGGCAACGCTCATGATGAAAAGCTGGATGACCAAGGCCCACGTTGCAACGGTCCCGGAGTTAATTGAACTTTGCCAGGAGTGCGGAGTTCGCCTCATCGGATGTCAGATGACAATGGATGTGATGGGTGTAAAGAAATCCGACTTAATCGACGGGATTGAAATCGGAGGGGCCGCAACTTTTCTTGATTACGCCGCCGAAGCCGATATCCCGATGTTTGTTTAA
- a CDS encoding response regulator has protein sequence MDSKKNEDLDDIISKVQKLEAISLLTAGIAHDFNNMLTSILGNISLVKSQLREDDWCFERLTEAEKASLQAKELSSQLLTFVRERPPVKKIASITELLSFTVPFVLRGYPVQCQLAFSKNIWPVEIDESQITRVIQNLVINARQANPEGGVIQVHAENMNVANPKENGLLLEKGKYVKVSIRDHGYGIPKEDLPKIFEPFFTTKSSGNGLGLATSYSIIQRHGGTMTAESSLKTGTIFSFFIPAVIRRSSTLVKEKNTLIKGQGRVLVIDDQENVLQVASEMLKHLGYDSEIARTGTEGLIKTKRAKELDRSFELIITELNLPGEMTGIEMLEKAKEIDPQIKFILSSGYTYDSAKGLCQYYGFSGALRKPYSVHEMGSLLHEVMELKPSS, from the coding sequence ATGGATTCAAAAAAAAATGAAGATCTGGATGATATTATCAGTAAAGTCCAGAAACTGGAGGCAATAAGTCTCCTTACTGCTGGTATTGCTCATGATTTTAACAACATGCTGACATCCATTCTCGGAAACATCTCGCTCGTCAAGTCACAATTAAGAGAAGATGACTGGTGTTTCGAAAGGTTGACCGAGGCAGAAAAGGCGTCTCTTCAGGCAAAAGAGCTCTCTTCCCAGCTTCTCACTTTTGTAAGAGAAAGGCCTCCGGTCAAAAAGATCGCGTCAATAACTGAATTGCTCAGTTTCACCGTTCCATTTGTTTTGAGAGGCTATCCTGTTCAATGTCAGTTAGCTTTTTCGAAAAATATCTGGCCAGTCGAAATCGACGAATCGCAGATTACCCGGGTGATTCAAAATTTAGTCATTAATGCAAGACAGGCAAACCCCGAGGGAGGCGTCATTCAGGTCCATGCCGAAAATATGAATGTCGCGAATCCGAAGGAAAACGGTCTTTTATTGGAAAAAGGGAAATATGTTAAAGTTTCGATACGGGATCATGGATACGGAATCCCGAAAGAAGACCTTCCAAAAATATTCGAACCTTTCTTCACAACAAAGTCCAGCGGTAATGGCCTGGGACTTGCCACTTCGTATTCAATCATTCAAAGGCACGGTGGAACCATGACAGCAGAATCGAGTCTGAAAACCGGAACGATTTTTTCATTTTTCATTCCAGCGGTCATTCGAAGGTCATCCACCCTTGTGAAAGAGAAAAATACTTTGATTAAAGGGCAGGGCAGAGTCCTGGTTATTGATGATCAGGAGAACGTCCTGCAGGTCGCAAGTGAAATGCTCAAACATCTTGGTTATGATTCTGAAATTGCCAGAACCGGAACCGAAGGACTAATCAAAACAAAACGGGCAAAAGAATTGGATCGGTCATTTGAACTTATTATAACCGAACTGAATCTCCCGGGAGAGATGACCGGAATTGAAATGCTAGAAAAGGCAAAAGAAATCGACCCCCAAATCAAGTTTATTTTATCAAGTGGTTATACTTATGATTCGGCTAAAGGCCTATGTCAATATTACGGTTTCTCGGGAGCTCTTAGGAAGCCCTATTCTGTCCATGAGATGGGCAGCTTGCTTCATGAGGTCATGGAACTTAAACCGTCTTCGTAA
- a CDS encoding acetyl ornithine aminotransferase family protein translates to MKKQNKKKLSARKVPVKRVKTEKSIPGPNALNWVARDEKVISNSFTRYYPLVVQSGRGVRVTDVDGYEYLDFTSGLGTALTGHCHPQIVNAITEQAKKLIHMSGTDFYYSSQIRFAEEIGAMMPAMLPHKVFLSNSGAEANEAALKLARFATKRPQFIAFQGAFHGRTMGALALTGSKTVQKKSFFPMMPGVTHVPYPNCYRCPINLKYPSCQVACVDTIKEEILKTTIPPDEVAAIFVEPIQGEGGYVVPPPDYFKKLKTIADEYGILIVADEVQSGSGRTGRFLAMEHFGISADIVTLAKGIASGMPLGVTISRESLMAWGPGSHANTFGGHPISCEAALKTLELLKNGMMDNAARMGNYLLERLRTMKSKYRLIGDVRGLGLMIGIELVKNRETKERAIEERNEVIQACFRKGFLIVGCGENTIRFIPPVIISLKEADEALSLFEEALYETEQKRFPLKKVV, encoded by the coding sequence ATGAAGAAACAGAACAAAAAGAAATTAAGCGCACGAAAGGTACCCGTTAAACGCGTAAAAACGGAAAAAAGTATTCCCGGTCCAAACGCCCTGAATTGGGTCGCCCGCGATGAGAAAGTTATTTCCAACTCCTTCACCCGCTACTATCCACTTGTGGTGCAATCGGGCCGCGGCGTCAGAGTTACCGATGTGGATGGTTATGAGTATCTCGACTTTACTTCCGGCCTCGGAACGGCCCTGACAGGGCACTGCCATCCACAAATCGTGAACGCCATTACCGAACAAGCAAAGAAACTCATTCATATGTCAGGAACTGATTTTTATTATTCTTCTCAAATCCGGTTTGCCGAAGAAATCGGAGCCATGATGCCCGCCATGTTGCCTCACAAAGTCTTTTTAAGCAACTCTGGAGCCGAAGCCAACGAGGCCGCGCTCAAACTGGCGCGATTCGCTACCAAAAGGCCGCAGTTTATCGCCTTTCAAGGTGCTTTTCATGGGAGGACCATGGGTGCGCTGGCTCTGACCGGGAGTAAGACGGTACAGAAAAAATCGTTTTTTCCAATGATGCCGGGTGTCACGCATGTTCCCTATCCCAATTGTTATCGATGTCCGATTAATTTGAAGTATCCCAGCTGCCAGGTCGCCTGCGTCGATACGATCAAAGAAGAAATCCTTAAAACGACAATTCCTCCCGATGAAGTCGCCGCAATATTTGTCGAGCCCATTCAGGGAGAGGGGGGCTATGTCGTCCCTCCTCCCGACTATTTTAAGAAACTCAAAACTATAGCTGATGAATACGGTATTTTGATCGTGGCCGATGAAGTTCAGTCAGGTTCCGGTCGAACCGGGCGCTTTTTGGCCATGGAGCATTTCGGAATATCCGCCGATATTGTTACCCTTGCAAAGGGAATTGCATCAGGAATGCCGCTGGGCGTTACGATTTCACGTGAATCACTGATGGCCTGGGGACCGGGTTCGCATGCAAATACCTTTGGAGGTCACCCGATTTCCTGCGAGGCAGCCTTGAAAACACTTGAACTTCTTAAAAATGGGATGATGGATAACGCCGCACGAATGGGTAACTATCTCCTCGAACGTCTTAGGACCATGAAATCGAAGTATCGCCTTATCGGAGATGTCCGGGGACTCGGACTCATGATTGGCATTGAACTGGTGAAAAACCGAGAGACCAAGGAAAGAGCGATAGAAGAAAGAAACGAGGTTATCCAGGCCTGCTTTAGAAAAGGATTTTTGATTGTCGGATGTGGCGAGAATACAATTCGCTTCATCCCCCCGGTGATCATTTCGCTCAAAGAGGCGGATGAAGCCCTTTCTCTTTTTGAAGAGGCTCTTTATGAAACGGAACAAAAGAGATTCCCTCTTAAAAAGGTCGTCTGA
- a CDS encoding rhodanese-like domain-containing protein → MNKKFLKPLLISIVLSFISVTTLAINLNEIDGKALEVMMADGKAIRIVDVREPDEFAAGHIKGAINIPFEPAKSRVLKELQPQERIVFVCHGGPMGHELGTLLAKMNYPEVYNLIGGMKKWRGEIVK, encoded by the coding sequence ATGAATAAGAAATTTCTCAAACCCCTGTTAATATCGATTGTCCTCTCTTTTATTTCTGTCACGACGCTTGCCATCAATTTGAATGAAATCGATGGCAAGGCGCTTGAAGTCATGATGGCCGATGGAAAAGCAATTCGAATTGTCGATGTCAGAGAACCTGACGAGTTTGCTGCAGGACATATAAAAGGGGCCATCAATATTCCCTTTGAACCGGCTAAATCAAGAGTTCTCAAAGAACTTCAGCCCCAGGAACGAATTGTTTTTGTCTGCCACGGCGGACCCATGGGCCACGAGCTCGGAACCCTGCTTGCCAAAATGAATTACCCGGAGGTTTACAACCTGATCGGTGGAATGAAAAAATGGCGCGGAGAAATTGTTAAATAA